One Tursiops truncatus isolate mTurTru1 chromosome 3, mTurTru1.mat.Y, whole genome shotgun sequence DNA segment encodes these proteins:
- the DCAF15 gene encoding DDB1- and CUL4-associated factor 15 isoform X1, giving the protein MAPSSKSERNSGAGSGGGGPGGAGGKRATGRRREHVLKQLERVKISGQLSPRLFRKLPPRVCVSLKNIVDEDFLYAGHIFLGFSKCGRYVLSYTSSSGDDDFSFYIYHLYWWEFNVHSKLRLVRQVRLFQDEEIYSDLYLTVCEWPSDASKVIVFGFNTRSANGMLMNMMMMSDENHRDIYISTVAVPPPGRCAACRDASRAHPGDPSAQCLRHGFMLHTKYQVVYPFPTFQPAFQLKKDQVVLLNTSYSLVACAVSVHSAGDSSFCQILYDHTTYPPAPPSPPGPQSPEMPPVLPTLCPEAAPARPSGAPEHSPAIAKAKEFVADIFRRAKEAKGGASEEVRPPPCPGPSSSRCRLPSEPLAPGGEAVPRDSPLAAEVPASEPGYVNYTKLYYVLGSGEGTEPEDGLLPPSLPPRPAPSELEDDKISLPFVVTDLRGRNLRPMREQAAVQGQYLTVEQLTLDFEYVINEVIRHDATWGHQFCSFSDYDIVILEVCPETNQVLINIGLLLLAFPSPTEEGQLRPKTYHTSLKVAWDLNTGIFVTVSVGDLTEVKGQTSGSVWSSYRKSCVDMVMKWLVPESSGRYVNRMTNEALHKGCSLKVLADSERYTWIVL; this is encoded by the exons ATGGCGCCCAGCTCGAAATCGGAGCGGAACAGCGGGGCcgggagcggcggcggcggccccgggGGCGCCGGGGGGAAGCGGGCAACGGGGCGGCGGCGGGAGCACGTCCTCAAGCAGCTGGAGCGGGTCAAG ATCAGTGGGCAGCTCTCTCCTCGCCTCTTCCGGAAGCTGCCACCCAGGGTCTGCGTCTCTCTCAAGAACATTGTGGACGAAGACTTTCTCTATGCAGG ACACATCTTCCTGGGCTTTTCCAAGTGCGGCCGTTATGTTCTCTCCTACACCAGCAGCAGCGGGGACGACGACTTCTCTTTCTACATCTACCACCTGTACTGGTGGGAGTTCAACGTCCACAGCAAGCTCAGGCTG GTCCGGCAGGTACGGCTCTTCCAGGATGAGGAGATCTACAGTGACCTGTACCTGACCGTGTGCGAGTGGCCCAGTGACGCCTCGAAGGTCATTGTCTTCGGCTTCAA CACTCGCTCAGCCAACGGCATGCTCATGAACATGATGATGATGAGCGACGAGAACCACCGGGACATCTACATCAGCACCGTGGCCGTGCCGCCGCCAGGACGCTGTGCTGCCTGCCGGGACGCCAGCCGCGCCCACCCAG GTGACCCGAGCGCGCAGTGCCTGCGGCATGGCTTCATGCTGCACACCAAGTACCAGGTGGTCTACCCCTTCCCCACTTTCCAGCCCGCCTTCCAGCTCAAGAAGGACCAGGTGGTGCTGCTCAACACCAGCTACTCCCTGGTGGCCTGCGCCGTCTCGGTCCACTCGGCAG GTGATAGCAGCTTCTGCCAAATCCTGTACGACCACACCACCTACCCcccggcccctcccagcccccctggGCCCCAGAGCCCAGAGATGCCCCCtgtcctccccaccctctgccccgaAGCGGCCCCAGCCCGGCCCTCTGGGGCCCCCGAGCACTCGCCTGCCATCGCCAAAGCCAAGGAGTTTGTGGCTGACATCTTCCGCAGGGCCAAAGAGGCCAAGGGTGGGGCCTCGGAGGAAGTCCGGCCACCCCCCTGCCCGGGGCCCTCTAGCAGCCGCTGCCGCCTGCCCTCTGAGCCCCTGGCCCCAGGTGGGGAGGCGGTGCCCCGGGACAGCCCCCTTGCAGCAGAGGTGCCCGCCTCCGAGCCTGGATACGTCAACTACACCAAGCTGTATTATGTGTTGGGGTCCGGTGAGGGGACGGAGCCAGAGGATG GCCTCCTACCGCCATCCCTACCCCCACGTCCTGCCCCCTCAGAGTTGGAGGATGACAAGATCTCCCTGCCCTTCGTGGTGACTGATCTCCGCGGCCGCAACCTACGGCCCATGCGGGAGCAGGCTGCCGTCCAG GGTCAGTACCTGACAGTGGAGCAGCTCACACTGGACTTCGAGTATGTCATCAACGAGGTCATCCGCCATGATGCCACTTGGGGTCACCAGTTCTGTTCCTTCAGCGACTACGATATTGTCATCCTGGAG GTCTGCCCAGAAACCAACCAGGTCCTCATTAACATTGGCCTGCTGCTCCTGGCGTTCCCGTCCCCCACCGAGGAGGGCCAGCTCCG ACCAAAGACCTATCACACCAGCCTCAAGGTGGCGTGGGACCTCAACACGGGCATCTTTGTGACAGTCAGCGTGGGCGACCTCACTGAGGTCAAAGGGCAGACCAG CGGCAGCGTCTGGAGCTCATACCGCAAGAGCTGCGTGGACATGGTCATGAAGTGGCTGGTGCCCGAGAGCAGCGGCCGTTATGTCAACAGGATGACCAACGAGGCGCTGCACAAAG GGTGCTCACTGAAGGTTCTGGCAGACAGTGAGCGATACACGTGGATTGTGCTGTGA
- the DCAF15 gene encoding DDB1- and CUL4-associated factor 15 isoform X3, giving the protein MAPSSKSERNSGAGSGGGGPGGAGGKRATGRRREHVLKQLERVKISGQLSPRLFRKLPPRVCVSLKNIVDEDFLYAGHIFLGFSKCGRYVLSYTSSSGDDDFSFYIYHLYWWEFNVHSKLRLVRQVRLFQDEEIYSDLYLTVCEWPSDASKVIVFGFNTRSANGMLMNMMMMSDENHRDIYISTVAVPPPGRCAACRDASRAHPGDSSFCQILYDHTTYPPAPPSPPGPQSPEMPPVLPTLCPEAAPARPSGAPEHSPAIAKAKEFVADIFRRAKEAKGGASEEVRPPPCPGPSSSRCRLPSEPLAPGGEAVPRDSPLAAEVPASEPGYVNYTKLYYVLGSGEGTEPEDGLLPPSLPPRPAPSELEDDKISLPFVVTDLRGRNLRPMREQAAVQGQYLTVEQLTLDFEYVINEVIRHDATWGHQFCSFSDYDIVILEVCPETNQVLINIGLLLLAFPSPTEEGQLRPKTYHTSLKVAWDLNTGIFVTVSVGDLTEVKGQTSGSVWSSYRKSCVDMVMKWLVPESSGRYVNRMTNEALHKGCSLKVLADSERYTWIVL; this is encoded by the exons ATGGCGCCCAGCTCGAAATCGGAGCGGAACAGCGGGGCcgggagcggcggcggcggccccgggGGCGCCGGGGGGAAGCGGGCAACGGGGCGGCGGCGGGAGCACGTCCTCAAGCAGCTGGAGCGGGTCAAG ATCAGTGGGCAGCTCTCTCCTCGCCTCTTCCGGAAGCTGCCACCCAGGGTCTGCGTCTCTCTCAAGAACATTGTGGACGAAGACTTTCTCTATGCAGG ACACATCTTCCTGGGCTTTTCCAAGTGCGGCCGTTATGTTCTCTCCTACACCAGCAGCAGCGGGGACGACGACTTCTCTTTCTACATCTACCACCTGTACTGGTGGGAGTTCAACGTCCACAGCAAGCTCAGGCTG GTCCGGCAGGTACGGCTCTTCCAGGATGAGGAGATCTACAGTGACCTGTACCTGACCGTGTGCGAGTGGCCCAGTGACGCCTCGAAGGTCATTGTCTTCGGCTTCAA CACTCGCTCAGCCAACGGCATGCTCATGAACATGATGATGATGAGCGACGAGAACCACCGGGACATCTACATCAGCACCGTGGCCGTGCCGCCGCCAGGACGCTGTGCTGCCTGCCGGGACGCCAGCCGCGCCCACCCAG GTGATAGCAGCTTCTGCCAAATCCTGTACGACCACACCACCTACCCcccggcccctcccagcccccctggGCCCCAGAGCCCAGAGATGCCCCCtgtcctccccaccctctgccccgaAGCGGCCCCAGCCCGGCCCTCTGGGGCCCCCGAGCACTCGCCTGCCATCGCCAAAGCCAAGGAGTTTGTGGCTGACATCTTCCGCAGGGCCAAAGAGGCCAAGGGTGGGGCCTCGGAGGAAGTCCGGCCACCCCCCTGCCCGGGGCCCTCTAGCAGCCGCTGCCGCCTGCCCTCTGAGCCCCTGGCCCCAGGTGGGGAGGCGGTGCCCCGGGACAGCCCCCTTGCAGCAGAGGTGCCCGCCTCCGAGCCTGGATACGTCAACTACACCAAGCTGTATTATGTGTTGGGGTCCGGTGAGGGGACGGAGCCAGAGGATG GCCTCCTACCGCCATCCCTACCCCCACGTCCTGCCCCCTCAGAGTTGGAGGATGACAAGATCTCCCTGCCCTTCGTGGTGACTGATCTCCGCGGCCGCAACCTACGGCCCATGCGGGAGCAGGCTGCCGTCCAG GGTCAGTACCTGACAGTGGAGCAGCTCACACTGGACTTCGAGTATGTCATCAACGAGGTCATCCGCCATGATGCCACTTGGGGTCACCAGTTCTGTTCCTTCAGCGACTACGATATTGTCATCCTGGAG GTCTGCCCAGAAACCAACCAGGTCCTCATTAACATTGGCCTGCTGCTCCTGGCGTTCCCGTCCCCCACCGAGGAGGGCCAGCTCCG ACCAAAGACCTATCACACCAGCCTCAAGGTGGCGTGGGACCTCAACACGGGCATCTTTGTGACAGTCAGCGTGGGCGACCTCACTGAGGTCAAAGGGCAGACCAG CGGCAGCGTCTGGAGCTCATACCGCAAGAGCTGCGTGGACATGGTCATGAAGTGGCTGGTGCCCGAGAGCAGCGGCCGTTATGTCAACAGGATGACCAACGAGGCGCTGCACAAAG GGTGCTCACTGAAGGTTCTGGCAGACAGTGAGCGATACACGTGGATTGTGCTGTGA
- the DCAF15 gene encoding DDB1- and CUL4-associated factor 15 isoform X2 has protein sequence MAPSSKSERNSGAGSGGGGPGGAGGKRATGRRREHVLKQLERVKISGQLSPRLFRKLPPRVCVSLKNIVDEDFLYAGHIFLGFSKCGRYVLSYTSSSGDDDFSFYIYHLYWWEFNVHSKLRLVRQVRLFQDEEIYSDLYLTVCEWPSDASKVIVFGFNTRSANGMLMNMMMMSDENHRDIYISTVAVPPPGRCAACRDASRAHPGDPSAQCLRHGFMLHTKYQVVYPFPTFQPAFQLKKDQVVLLNTSYSLVACAVSVHSAGDSSFCQILYDHTTYPPAPPSPPGPQSPEMPPVLPTLCPEAAPARPSGAPEHSPAIAKAKEFVADIFRRAKEAKGGASEEVRPPPCPGPSSSRCRLPSEPLAPGGEAVPRDSPLAAEVPASEPGYVNYTKLYYVLGSGEGTEPEDELEDDKISLPFVVTDLRGRNLRPMREQAAVQGQYLTVEQLTLDFEYVINEVIRHDATWGHQFCSFSDYDIVILEVCPETNQVLINIGLLLLAFPSPTEEGQLRPKTYHTSLKVAWDLNTGIFVTVSVGDLTEVKGQTSGSVWSSYRKSCVDMVMKWLVPESSGRYVNRMTNEALHKGCSLKVLADSERYTWIVL, from the exons ATGGCGCCCAGCTCGAAATCGGAGCGGAACAGCGGGGCcgggagcggcggcggcggccccgggGGCGCCGGGGGGAAGCGGGCAACGGGGCGGCGGCGGGAGCACGTCCTCAAGCAGCTGGAGCGGGTCAAG ATCAGTGGGCAGCTCTCTCCTCGCCTCTTCCGGAAGCTGCCACCCAGGGTCTGCGTCTCTCTCAAGAACATTGTGGACGAAGACTTTCTCTATGCAGG ACACATCTTCCTGGGCTTTTCCAAGTGCGGCCGTTATGTTCTCTCCTACACCAGCAGCAGCGGGGACGACGACTTCTCTTTCTACATCTACCACCTGTACTGGTGGGAGTTCAACGTCCACAGCAAGCTCAGGCTG GTCCGGCAGGTACGGCTCTTCCAGGATGAGGAGATCTACAGTGACCTGTACCTGACCGTGTGCGAGTGGCCCAGTGACGCCTCGAAGGTCATTGTCTTCGGCTTCAA CACTCGCTCAGCCAACGGCATGCTCATGAACATGATGATGATGAGCGACGAGAACCACCGGGACATCTACATCAGCACCGTGGCCGTGCCGCCGCCAGGACGCTGTGCTGCCTGCCGGGACGCCAGCCGCGCCCACCCAG GTGACCCGAGCGCGCAGTGCCTGCGGCATGGCTTCATGCTGCACACCAAGTACCAGGTGGTCTACCCCTTCCCCACTTTCCAGCCCGCCTTCCAGCTCAAGAAGGACCAGGTGGTGCTGCTCAACACCAGCTACTCCCTGGTGGCCTGCGCCGTCTCGGTCCACTCGGCAG GTGATAGCAGCTTCTGCCAAATCCTGTACGACCACACCACCTACCCcccggcccctcccagcccccctggGCCCCAGAGCCCAGAGATGCCCCCtgtcctccccaccctctgccccgaAGCGGCCCCAGCCCGGCCCTCTGGGGCCCCCGAGCACTCGCCTGCCATCGCCAAAGCCAAGGAGTTTGTGGCTGACATCTTCCGCAGGGCCAAAGAGGCCAAGGGTGGGGCCTCGGAGGAAGTCCGGCCACCCCCCTGCCCGGGGCCCTCTAGCAGCCGCTGCCGCCTGCCCTCTGAGCCCCTGGCCCCAGGTGGGGAGGCGGTGCCCCGGGACAGCCCCCTTGCAGCAGAGGTGCCCGCCTCCGAGCCTGGATACGTCAACTACACCAAGCTGTATTATGTGTTGGGGTCCGGTGAGGGGACGGAGCCAGAGGATG AGTTGGAGGATGACAAGATCTCCCTGCCCTTCGTGGTGACTGATCTCCGCGGCCGCAACCTACGGCCCATGCGGGAGCAGGCTGCCGTCCAG GGTCAGTACCTGACAGTGGAGCAGCTCACACTGGACTTCGAGTATGTCATCAACGAGGTCATCCGCCATGATGCCACTTGGGGTCACCAGTTCTGTTCCTTCAGCGACTACGATATTGTCATCCTGGAG GTCTGCCCAGAAACCAACCAGGTCCTCATTAACATTGGCCTGCTGCTCCTGGCGTTCCCGTCCCCCACCGAGGAGGGCCAGCTCCG ACCAAAGACCTATCACACCAGCCTCAAGGTGGCGTGGGACCTCAACACGGGCATCTTTGTGACAGTCAGCGTGGGCGACCTCACTGAGGTCAAAGGGCAGACCAG CGGCAGCGTCTGGAGCTCATACCGCAAGAGCTGCGTGGACATGGTCATGAAGTGGCTGGTGCCCGAGAGCAGCGGCCGTTATGTCAACAGGATGACCAACGAGGCGCTGCACAAAG GGTGCTCACTGAAGGTTCTGGCAGACAGTGAGCGATACACGTGGATTGTGCTGTGA